The genomic window ccccataaaaaaagttaaattttaattttcgaaattatataatatgccacttatctacggcaaatttacggcaaattcgtgtgcaagaattattttcctagctggtctctaaggtggttttccgagggtggcacgctaacttcacgtgaagttggcgtgccaccctgtattttctaaaatatggccacggcaaatttttttgtttcacggataaattacggcaaattcacggcaattttcccaataggtcatttttttccacgtaaaagttgacttgccaacttcagagaggtgaattgcgcgcattctaagttttttctaagaagtcaataatttctattgttgttagaatttttaaaatacaacctttttcgcgcactcttaattatttagaagaagacattatattgtacccttgctagaatttgctgacaaacaacatttgatataatccaactacctggcaggtaagaaatgcttccagaaacttaagggttgcagctatataaacggcagttttgcgagtttatattcattgtaaagcgttcttttgaagtgtgaagttgatttatatttgtgaaaataacaagtcagaaaaaatttaaaatattacaacatggatagcagaaggaacatggaatatttgtcttcgaatcaatatatgaggtaaatacaaataactcaaatataatttcataaatggaataaaaattaattatttttatatagataaTCTGACActgaaaaagagcagtacatacaaaacctgttagacgaaatctcagatgatgaattattttccgtccctgaaggggatgaaagcgaacaagtagcagatggcgtggttgaatcggatgtagaagaccctgattacacaattgacaatgcccaggtagatgaggctgattacgaagaatctgacaatgaatccgatgctgcagatgattctgaggagattaatttgcgtgcagctgaattcgtagcacgtgatagtaccatatggagctcacatccacgacttgcacgccaaactaggcaacaaaatattttgcgacgGCGAAGTGGGTCCGCAAGATCAACTACTATgatgtcaatagtcaatacatataaatgttttatgactcAGGAAATGGTGGATACTAtagtacgctacaccaacaaaaaagcagaagctacatatgcggaattaaacgcaaaacatccagaggcgGAACCAAAACCATGGAAGAAGGTAactttgagcgaaatgtatgcgttcattggagtgcttattatgactggcgctaaccgcagcaatgccgaatgtgcgccggacttgtggtcggtggaaaattgtccattatatcgtgcgtcaatgggcattaaccgctttcaggccatactgcggtttataaggtttgacgatggcaacacacgggcacaacgtttggtaactgacaaagctgcaccaatatccgagctgtggaccatgatgaactacaactttgagcagtcatataatccaagtgaatatctaacggtagacgagcagctctttccatatcgtggccgcacccgtttcacgcaatacatcccatcgaaaccggcaaaatatggcatcaaagtgtggtgggtatgtgatgccaaaaacgcatatcacgtgaagttggcgtgccaccctgtattttctaaaatatggccacggcaaatttttttgtttcacggataaattacggcaaattcacggcaattttcccaataggtcatttttttccacgtaaaagttgacttgccaacttcagagaggtgaattgcgcgcattctaagttttttctaagaagtcaataatttctattgttgttagaatttttaaaatacaacctttttcgcgcactcttaattatttagaagaagacattatattgtacccttgctagaatttgctgacaaacaacatttgatataatccaactacctggcaggtaagaaatgcttccagaaacttaagggttgcagctatataaacggcagttttgcgagtttatattcattgtaaagcgttcttttgaagtgtgaagttgatttatatttgtgaaaataacaagtcagaaaaaatttaaaatattacaacatggatagcagaaggaacatggaatatttgtcttcgaatcaatatatgaggtaaatacaaataactcaaatataatttcataaatggaataaaaattaattatttttatatagattatctgacactgaaaaagagcagtacatacaaaacctgttagacgaaatctcagatgatgaattattttccgtccctgaaggggatgaaagcgaacaagtagcagatgacgtggttgaatcggatgtagaagaccctgattacacaattgacaatgcccaggtagatgaggctgattacgaagaatctgacaatgaatccgatgctgcagatgattctgaggagattaatttgcgtgcagctgaattcgtagcacgtgatagtaccatatggagctcacatccacgacttgcacgccaaactaggcaacaaaatattttgcgacgGCGAAGTGGGTCCGCAAGATCAACTACTATgatgtcaatagtcaatacatataaatgttttatgactcAGGAAATGGTGGATACTAtagtacgctacaccaacaaaaaagcagaagctacatatgcggaattaaacgcaaaacatccagaggcgGAACCAAAACCATGGAAGAAGGTAactttgagcgaaatgtatgcgttcattggagtgcttattatgactggcgctaaccgcagcaatgccgaatgtgcgccggacttgtggtcggtggaaaattgtccattatatcgtgcgtcaatgggcattaaccgctttcaggccatactgcggtttataaggtttgacgatggcaacacacgggcacaacgtttggtaactgacaaagctgcaccaatatccgagctgtggaccatgatgaactacaactttgagcagtcatataatccaagtgaatatctaacggtagacgagcagctctttccatatcgtggccgcacccgtttcacgcaatacatcccatcgaaaccggcaaaatatggcatcaaagtgtggtgggtatgtgatgccaaaaacgcatatcacgtgaagttggcgtgccaccctgtattttctaaaatatggccacggcaaatttttttgtttcacggataaattacggcaaattcacggcaattttcccaataggtcatttttttccacgtaaaagttgacttgccaacttcagagaggtgaattgcgcgcattctaagttttttctaagaagtcaataatttctattgttgttagaatttttaaaatacaacctttttcgcgcactcttaattatttagaagaagacattatattgtacccttgctagaatttgctgacaaacaacatttgatataatccaactacctggcaggtaagaaatgcttccagaaacttaagggttgcagctatataaacggcagttttgcgagtttatattcattgtaaagcgttcttttgaagtgtgaagttgatttatatttgtgaaaataacaagtcagaaaaaatttaaaatattacaacatggatagcagaaggaacatggaatatttgtcttcgaatcaatatatgaggtaaatacaaataactcaaatataatttcataaatggaataaaaattaattatttttatatagattatctgacactgaaaaagagcagtacatacaaaacctgttagacgaaatctcagatgatgaattattttccgtccctgaaggggatgaaagcgaacaagtagcagatggcgtggttgaatcggatgtagaagaccctgattacacaattgacaatgcccaggtagatgaggctgattacgaagaatctgacaatgaatccgatgctgcagatgattctgaggagattaatttgcgtgcagctgaattcgtagcacgtgatagtaccatatggagctcacatccacgacttgcacgccaaactagacaacaaaatattttgcgacgGCGAAGTGGGTCCGCAAGATCAACTACTATgatgtcaatagtcaatacatataaatgttttatgactcAGGAAATGGTGGATACTAtagtacgctacaccaacaaaaaagcagaagctacatatgcggaattaaacgcaaaacatccagaggcgGAACCAAAACCATGGAAGAAGGTAactttgagcgaaatgtatgcgttcattggagtgcttattatgactggcgctaaccgcagcaatgccgaatgtgcgccggacttgtggtcggtggaaaattgtccattatatcgtgcgtcaatgggcattaaccgctttcaggccatactgcggtttataaggtttgacgatggcaacacacgggcacaacgtttggtaactgacaaagctgcaccaatatccgagctgtggaccatgatgaactacaactttgagcagtcatataatccaagtgaatatctaacggtagacgagcagctctttccatatcgtggccgcacccgtttcacgcaatacatcccatcgaaaccggcaaaatatggcatcaaagtgtggtgggtatgtgatgccaaaaacgcatatccactgcatggacaaatatatactggccaagcacctacgggacgggaaactaaccagggtgaacgcgtggtcaaggatttagtaagccgctttcatggaaatgtaacgatggacaatttttttacatccctaAATCTACTGGAAAGCTTGTCATCCATGAAATTGACGGCAGTTGGAACTCTGCGGAAAAATAAGCCATACATACCAAAGATGTTGGCACACAAAGATCGTGCAGAGAGGTCAAGTACATTCGGTTTTAGGCCCAACATATCCATTTGCTCCTATGTGCCGaaaaaaaacaaggcagttatattactatcatcaatgcatgacgatgatcacattggcgaaagcggcaaaccagaaatgatcgagttttataacaagacaaaaggaggagtggacgtgatggaccaattgcttggagaatatacttgccaaaggatgacaaagcgatggccgttgtccctattcttcaatatgattgatttgacggcattggcagcgtacatcatatattatgagaataatcccaacatcagatgcaccaatacgaagcgtaagagatttcttcgccagctcgccaaggaactgtctatgcccataattgaagagcggtcggtgaatcagcaagtgatgcggaacttcaacacaaaaattgcagtcgcgaGTTTCATAAGTACGGCCTTGCAAGGAAGTGCTGACAACAGGCCACCAacgtctgcagctgctggtgcaaaaccaaagaaacagcagGTGGAAGCTAttttctctgctacatccatgaccaacacagaagacgaacgcgtaacatgtgcagaatatgtcagcgcccaatatgcatacagcattcttcaaatacatttacatgtaatatttgtgaaaataatgattgatttctttatacatatcgaccaaaacagctccaacccagcaaacattttcataaagaatttggtccaatcaacatataATGAAgccaattgaataatttaaatttgtttgcgtatttagttataagaaataatcaatgaaataatattttacaaagaaaataataaataaaaatttttttccttcaaaaaatgagaaaaaacgagaaaaaaagctactggccacacctgtacccgggtataagaagtcgtaggtgtCAACTTTGAAAGCTTTATATCTCATCAATGTATGGACCTAGCATGACAAATAAGACACCAATCGACGTAGATTTACTTCGTTTTCCTAGATCAATATCTTTAGCGATTTAGGAGCTACATCACTCCAaagtagctactggccacacctgtacttgggtataagtcctagggttaagtaaaattttaacaaaaaatttaatatctttacagtatataagtaaattatgtcattcatattcaactccagtaatgatatggtgcaacagaatacaaaaataaaagaaattttcaaaatgggtgtggctccgccctttttcatttaattcgcctagaatacttttaatgccacaagtcgaacaaaaatttaccaatccttgtgaaatttggtaggggcatagattctacgacgataactattttctgtgaaaatgggcgaaatcggttgaagccacgcccagttgttatacacagtcgaccgcctgtcgttccgcttggccgttaacatgataacttgagcaaaaatcgatatatctttactaaacttagttcgcgtacttatatgaactcactttatctcggtataaaaaatggccgaaatcggactatgcacacgcccactttttcgatatcgaaaattacgaaaaattaaaaaatgccataattctatatcaaatatgaaaaaagggatgaaacttggtaattggattggtttatggacgcaaaatataacttaagaaaaaactttgtaaaatgggtgtgacacctaccatattaagtagaggaaaatgaaaaagttatgcagggcgagatcaaaagtcCTTAGAATCTtggctggaatactgttcgtggtattacatatataaataaattagcgttacccaaCAGATTGTGTTCTGTGTAACCCTcgtccagattttggtcgatatctcgaaaacgccttcacatataaaactaaggccactcccttttaaaaccctgttgttttaaaaccctcattaatacctttaatttgatacccataacgtaaaaacacattctagactcacccctggtccacctttatggcgatatctcgaaaaggcgtccacctatagaactaaggcccattcccttttaaaatactcattaacacctttcatttgatacccatatcgtacaacacattctagagtcacctctggtccacttttatggcgatatctcgaaaaggcgtccacctatagaactaaggcccactcccttttaaaatactcattaaaacctttcatttgatacccatatcgtacaaagagattctagagtcacccctggtccacctttatggcgatatctcgaaaaggcgtccacctatagaactaaggatcactcccttttaaaatactcattgccatctttcatttgatacccatatcgtacaaacacattgtagagtcacccctggtccacctttatggcgatatctcgaaaaggcgtccacctatagaactaaggatcactcccttttaaaataatcattgccacctttcatttgatacccatatcgtacaaacacattctagattcacccctggtccacctttatggcgatatctcgaaaaggcgtccacctatagaactaaggatcactcccttttaaaatactcattgccacctttcatttgatacccatatcgtacaaacacattctagattcacccctggtccacctttatggcgatatctcgaaaaggcgtccacctatagaactaaggatcactcccttttaaaatactcattgccacctttcatttgatacccatatcgtacaaacacattctagagtcacccctggtccacctttatggcgatatcccgaaatggcgtccacctatagaacaaatttttcctggacaaacgaatggcatttgttttttttttttaattactcgtaaatggaggtgccaacttcacaccgatttttggttttttgtaacaactttttaacaaaaggtggacaaacgaaaatttctcctggacaaacttggacaaacgatgggcaaacgacggacatacgatttagcacaataaagcgaaacagaaaattgtttgggttttttcgaaaaaaaaacatttttgttataactttttaacaaaaggtggacaaacgaaaaattttcctggacaaacatgtacaaacggtggacaaacgaatgagatatggatttttttaattattcgcccaagtaggtgccaacttcacagagctcaaAGATTTTGATTTTATCGAGTTTTGGCGTTAACAAAAGTGAATGGCAGAATTGTTAAAATCAGTGTTAAGCTAAGTTACCGCTGCCCAATGTTGTTAAAAATAGTTTGTAAATCGCGCTACAAGTCAAAAATATATttgctttttctttcttttccctgcttttctttcctttctttcgcCTTTTCCTTTTCCCACCATGCCTTA from Eurosta solidaginis isolate ZX-2024a chromosome 3, ASM4086904v1, whole genome shotgun sequence includes these protein-coding regions:
- the LOC137246173 gene encoding piggyBac transposable element-derived protein 4-like — protein: MDSRRNMEYLSSNQYMRLSDTEKEQYIQNLLDEISDDELFSVPEGDESEQVADGVVESDVEDPDYTIDNAQVDEADYEESDNESDAADDSEEINLRAAEFVARDSTIWSSHPRLARQTRQQNILRRRSGSARSTTMMSIVNTYKCFMTQEMVDTIVRYTNKKAEATYAELNAKHPEAEPKPWKKVTLSEMYAFIGVLIMTGANRSNAECAPDLWSVENCPLYRASMGINRFQAILRFIRFDDGNTRAQRLVTDKAAPISELWTMMNYNFEQSYNPSEYLTVDEQLFPYRGRTRFTQYIPSKPAKYGIKVWWVCDAKNAYPLHGQIYTGQAPTGRETNQGERVVKDLVSRFHGNVTMDNFFTSLNLLESLSSMKLTAVGTLRKNKPYIPKMLAHKDRAERSSTFGFRPNISICSYVPKKNKAVILLSSMHDDDHIGESGKPEMIEFYNKTKGGVDVMDQLLGEYTCQRMTKRWPLSLFFNMIDLTALAAYIIYYENNPNIRCTNTKRKRFLRQLAKELSMPIIEERSVNQQVMRNFNTKIAVASFISTALQGSADNRPPTSAAAGAKPKKQQVEAIFSATSMTNTEDERVTCAEYVSAQYAYSILQIHLHVIFVKIMIDFFIHIDQNSSNPANIFIKNLVQSTYNEAN